TCGTACGGCATTGAGATCAAGAGGTGCTGATGTGATAAAAATTTGTGACGTACATATAGGAGCGACGCGCGTTTTATCATGATTCACATTGGTAGCAAAACATGCTATTGTGAAGATGGCCCACAAAACTATTATTTTTTTCAATCAACACACCTAAGTAAGATATTGATCTATTTTACATAAATACTCCTTAAATCATTTTACATTTCTTACTCTTTGGGTCCAATCATATCTTCAGGTTTGACGATAGTATCAAATTCCTCAGCACTCAATAAGCCAGATTCTAAGGCAGACTCTCGCAAACTGATGCCTTTTTTATGCGCATTTTTAGCGATTTTGGCCGCATTTTCATAGCCAATATGTGGATTTAAAGCTGTCACGAGCATCAGCGAATTGTGCAGATTAAAATCAATCTTCTCAGGAATCGGCTCCAACCCCACAGCACAATGATCATTGAAAGATCGCAATACATCACTCAAAAGACGTACCGATTGCAAATAGGCATTGATTAAGACCGGTTTAAAGACATTGAGTTGAAAATTGCCTTGACTGGCCGCCATTGCAATGGTTGTGTCATTTCCAAAAACCTGACAGGTCACCATCGTCACGGCTTCTGCTTGTGTGGGATTGACTTTGCCTGGCATAATCGAGCTTCCCGGTTCATTTTCAGGGATTTTATACTCTCCAATACCGCATCTTGGGCCCGAACTGAGCCATCTGACATCATTGGCGATTTTCATCATATCAGCCGCCAATGCTTTGAGCGCACCGTGAGAAAAAGCCAACCCATCATGACTGGTGAGGGCATGGAATTTATTTGGAGCGGTAATATACTCTTTTTGTGTAAAACTACTAATCTCCTCAGCAACCATTTCACCGAGTTTCGGATGCGCATTGAGCCCAGTTCCTACAGCCGTACCTCCAAGTGCCAATTCTCGAAGAGGTGGGAGGGAGACCATAATCATCTCTTGGGTTTTTTTGAGCATCTCTACCCATCCGCTCATCTCTTGTCCCACACTCAGCGGCGTGGCATCTTGCAAATGGGTTCTTCCTATCTTTACGAGAGATTGGTATTGTTCTGATTTTTGTGTTAATGTTGTCTTTAAAAGCTCAATACTAGGCAACAGTGCATCTTCTAATTCCATCACTGCGGCGATGTGCATGGCTGTGGGAAACGTGTCATTGGAGCTTTGAGATTTATTGACATCATCATTGGGATGGACCCGCTTCTCTTTTCTAAAATCACCTCCCATTTTATTGGTCGCAATATTGGCAATCACTTCGTTGACATTCATATTCGTCTGTGTACCGCTTCCGGTTTGCCAAATACTCAAAGGGAACTCTTTGTCATGTTCACCCTCTAAAATCTCATCACACGCCAATACAATCGCGCGAGTCTTCTTTTCATCAAGCTTTCCCAAACGATTATTAACAATAGCAACAGAGCGCTTCAAAATAGCAAAAGCATAAATAATACTTTTTGGCATCTTTTCCTCGCCGATTTTAAAGTTCATCAAACTTCGAGCACTTTGCGCACCCCATAAGGCATTTTCAGGGACTTCTATCTCTCCCATCGTATCTTTTTCTATTCTCATGATAAAGCTCCTTATATCTATAAAATAATAGATTTGATTATAATCAAAAAGAATAAACTTAAATTAAATGTAATGCTGTGTAAAAAGTGAGGAGGAGGTGTTACGCCAAGTAAAAGACTTAGCGTAACATGTGTTTTTAATTTGCTACAGGGAGTGAAGTTCGAGAGTATTCATACATAGAACCGTCAAAATCACCAACATTTTTCACACCGGCTAAAAACTTAGCAGCAAACCACGTACCAGTTGCTAAGTGACCTGTGTTACAATAAGTAATGATAGGTTTGTTCAATGCAACGCCCGCTTTTTTGAAAATAGCTTTGGCTTCAGCAGGACTTACCATTTTAAAGAGTTTGCCATCTTTTTTTGTGAAATAGTAAGCAGAAACTTTTTTAGCACCTTCAATATGGCCATGTCGTACCAATCGTTTGTCGGTATCTTTGCCCACATAATGAGCTTCTTCTCTGGCATCAACCAATTGTGCATTTTTATTCACAAGCGCACTTTTGATATCGACCAAACTTTTAACATTTGAACTATAAAATTTCTTGACTTTAAAGTTACCTTTTTTAGCCATTGTTGGAGTTGTCGTCAACTTTTGACCATGGGCAACCCATGCTTCGATACCACCATCTAAAATCGCAACTTTTCGCATACCATATACCCAAGCAGTCCAAAATCCTCGTGTCATATCTGAGTATTTTTTGCTAGCTTTGACATGTGATACAAAAACAACGGTACTGTTATTTGAAATACCCGCATTGCTAAAAAGTTGTGATACTTGTGTAGGAGTATCAAGAAGGGCTTTAATATTACCAGCACGTCCTAAGAAAAACTTCTCTTTTGGTATATTAACAGCACCAGGAATATGACCCATTTTATACTCTTTTGGGCTACTAACATCAACAATCACGACATGCTTCGCATTTTTGCTCAACCATGCAGCTGATACGACATGATTTTTAGGAACACTGACGGCAAATGATGGAATCACCATCATAGCAACTAATACTAAAACTGAAAAAAACTTTTTCATATTTACTCCTTGAATTTTACATTATCCACAAAAAAAATCAGCCAATACTGACTTATCTTGTGGATAAAGTCTTGGCAAAATTATAATCTTACAATAGAGATAAGCTATTAATATCCGCTAATCTCGACGCTTAACATCCCATATCGGCACTGTCATCTTCTGACATATCAGGTGCCGGTGCTACAGGTGCTGCTGTTTCTTGGGTAGCCGGTTTATATTTGGCTTCCATTACTTTGTTATAAGCATCAAATCCTGCTGTTCCTTTTGGATTGGCGCTAATCGCCAATTTGGCATATTTTAAAGCACTACTAATATCACCGTTTTGAAGTGCTGTGTCTGATTTACTCACATATTCTGTCGTTAATTTTTTTTGATTGGCGATAATGGTTTCTCCATTACTCGACACTACAAAAGATAACACAATGGCGGCGACCAATAATCCGGCACCGACTATCATGGATAAAAATTTCATACTATTATTTCCCCTCATTCTTATTAATGGTTGATTTCATAACATTCATAAACACACCCAAACATATCGCCATGACAATGGTCACGAGATAAGAGGTCGTGTACATATTACCGCCTACTAATTTGTCAATCGTATAGCGTCCGATATATCCTGAATTGGCAAAATCTGCAATTTTATCATACTCAATAAAGTAAAAATACATACCGCTGAGCATACCGAGCATAAATACAGCCGCATCAATCTTGCCTGATGCAAACCCAACGACTGCAGTACCAGGACACCAGCCTGCCATCACCATACCAGCGCCAAATATCGCACCTCCGACTAAGTATGGCCAAACATACACCAACGGAATAAACATTTGATCATAATCAACCCAACCAAAATACGATGCAATCACAATCCACGTGGCTGCTGTGACGATAGCGGAAATCATCGTCTGCGAAACCCTTAGATTTTTAAAGTGAAAGATTGCTGCTATAACTTTTGAATTTCCAAAGCCAACACGCTCAAGAATAAATCCAAAAAACATTCCAAGAATCAAACCATATAATAGATTCGTATTGCCATCAATAGAGCCAGTTGTAAACAAGGGATACATCGGTGTTGCTTCTGCTATCATGACCACTGCTTTTTAAATAATGGCGCCAGTAAAAATCCCGCACCAAAGGCTGCTATCATGAAAATCCAAGCACCTACTGAAAATGACGCAGCCCCATCTAAGGCTTGTCCACTGGTACATCCACGAGCTAAACGTGTCGCAGGTCCGATTAAAAATCCACCGAAAAACGCCCAAAACAATCGCTTTGATGCAGAATAATTCTCACCGCGCTCAATGCTTTGTTTGATGCGTCCTGCCATCGCCGCACTAATAAAACCGCCTAAAAAGACACCCACCACTTCGACAACTGTCCAGTTTGCCAAAGCATTGCCGTGTTTTAGGTAAGCTCCGGCATAACCATTTGCGGCAAAAGTGGCATCATACAAGTAAGCAAGTTGTGCACTCACTCGCGCAAAAGCACCACTCGCACCCAATCCCTGCCCCGCTACTATAAAGCTCACAAATAGCAAGGTGCCGAGAAAAAATCCTCCAACAAGAGGATGCCAATATCTCTGTTCTTTATTCATTTTAAGTTTTCCTTTTGATTTTCTAAAAATTCATCAAGTATCTGTTCAAACTTTTTCAAATTCGTAAACAAGCTTTTTATCTCCTCTTCATCTTTTAGCATTGAGAGTATCTCTTCATGATATTTTATATATTTCTCTCGTACTTCAGTCGCATATTCTCTACCTTTTTTTGTCAACGTGACTTTGATAATACGTCTGTCTTTATTGGAAATTTTTCGCTGAATGTAGCCTTTTGATTCCAGATTGTTTAACAAATTGGTAATGCGTGAGGGGGTGAGTTCCATATTGTCAGCTAACTCTTTGACTTGTAGGAATGTTGTTTTAAGCAGATATCTAAGACATCGAAATTGTATCGGGCTTAGATTAATCGTTGCACAAAATAATGCCTCCTTAGCGGTGCACATTTTTTGCATATTAAAAGTGAGTTTAGAAATCTCATCTGCGTATTGCTCAAGACTCTTATCTTCAATCATTTACAACCTCAATAGTTTATACTGTAAACTATCATACTATAATATATTTAAAATTTGCTTTAATATAGTGATAAAAATAAAACTTTTAAAGTTTCCGTTTATCCTTGTAACGTTTGAAGTAGGATTAATATCTTAGATAAAAGGGACGATAAGAAAAAGACTGGCCATACACACTAAAGTCTGAAATGTGATTATTGACGCCATCAAGGTCACATCACCGCCAAGTTCTCGTGCTAGTATATAACCAGAAACGGCCGTTGGCATCGCACCAAAGATGATAGCAACACTCAAGGGAATACCCGATAAACCCAAAAGCGCCCCCATGGCATAAATGATACTAGGAAAATAAAATAGCTTGGCAATCGTCGCAACAACCAACTCTTTTTTAGCTTCATGTAAGTACTTTAATTCCAATCCAACGCCCACAGAAAGTAGCCCCATAGGAAGTGCCGCATGACTCAAGAGTCCAAAAGATTTGAAGATGACAGCAGGCAGCGGAATATTACTATAATTAATCAAACCACCAATAGCACAAGCACCTATTAGAGGATTTTTGATGATGGTCATCAAAAAAGCTTTTAGGGAAAAATCTTTGTGACGCACATAGAGCGCAAATGTAGAGATACATAAAATATTGAGATAGGGAATCACAAAGGCCAACACAATCGCCGCTAGGACCAACCCTTTATCTCCATATACTGAAGCAACAAATGCCAAGAAAACATAAGAGTTAAAACGAATGCCTCCTTGCATGATAGAGGTGAAAGCGCGCTTTTCAAATTTGAAAAACACATTGATAATAATAAGAGTGAGGAAAACAACTGTAATACTCAACAGTGTCGTACCCACGAGATTGATGGTGTGACTCAAATCGATTTTGGCGTTGGAGAGTTTATAAACAAGCAGTGCGGGCATCAGCACATAATAGGTCAATTTATCAGCCATCGGCCAAAAGTCGGTGGAAGGAAATTTGATGCGTTTTAAAAAATAGCCCGTGGCTATCAACATGAAAATCGGTATCAAAGTGTTGATAATATAGTCCATAAATCCTTCTTATTTTTTTGTTCTAAAACCTTGTTGTTTGAGTAATTCTTTTAATTTTACTTGGCACTCACCTTGGAATTCCATCCAACCCTCTTTTGACGTACCGCCGGTTCCGAGTTGTTTTTTGAGCGCTTTGCACAACGCTTTTATCTCCGTCTCTGGTAGAAAAAATTCTCCAACCAAACTGACGATTTTACCGCGTCTTTTCTCTTTTTTGAAAACCAAAGCGTGCTGATTTCGCGCTTTGGTCTCCTTGATTATTTTTTGAGATGGGGATTTTTCAACATTCCATGGCTTATCATGATCGAGCTTGGAGCCCATCTCGAAAAGATTCTTACGCACCAATATGCTCATTATACGTTTCGTAATCACCTTTAAAATCTATAAAAGTGCCATCAGGTTTTAATTCGATGATTCGATTTGCAAATGCGTCGATGAGTTCTCTATCGTGTGTCGCACAAATAACATTGCCGCCAAAATTATACAACCCCTCGCCTAATGCGATGATGGCTTCAAGATCAAGGTGATTGTCTGGCTCATCAAGAAGCAAAAAATTACCCCGTTGCAACATCATTTTGGAGAGCATCATACGATGTTTTTCTCCCCCGCTGATACTTTTGATACTCTTTTTTTGTTCTTCTCCGGAAAAGAGCATGCGACCTAAACATTTTCTGACCTCATCCAAATCTTTTTTCTCATCATACGTTTGAAGCCATTCATAGAGCAATTCATCCCCGTTGATGATATCTGTGGTATTTTGAGGAAAATAGCTCGGCTCAATCGTAGCGCCCCATTTAATCTCACCACTATCAGCGGACAAGGCATCTACGATGATACTCAACAGCGTCGTTTTTCCCACACCATTGGGACCAATCAATGCGATTTTATCGCCTTTTTCCACTTTAAAACCAATATCACGCAAAACAACATTGTCTCCATAAGCCTTGTTAATGCCTTCCACTTCTAAGACTTCATTGCCGATTTCGCGTTTTAATTTAAACACAATGCTCGGATCTCTGCGGGTTGATGTTTGGACATCTTCAATAACCAATTTTTCGAGTCTTTTTTGCCTACTTGTCGCTTGTTTCGCCTTGGAAGCATTCGCAGAAAAACGCCTAACAAACGCTTCTAATTCTTCTTTTTCTTTCTGTTTTTTGCCTTGTTCTAACTCTTGTTGTTTTAAAATCAGGTTAGAAGCGATGTACCAATCATCATAATTTCCACTAAATTCACGGATTTTTTTATAATCCACATCCAAGATATTGGTACAAATTGAATTCAAAAAGTGTCTATCATGAGAGATGACAACCATCGTGCCTTCGTGTTTCTTGAGTTGGTCTTCCAACCATGAAATCGCTGGCAAATCCAAGTTATTAGTCGGCTCATCCAAAAACAGTACATCAGGTCGTGGAAATAAAACTTGTGCGAGTAAGATTTTGAATTTGTCGCCACCGGTGAGTGAACTCATCAAATCATCGTGCATCTCAATAGGAAATCCCAGTGAGCTTAAAATCTTCTCAATATTGACATCAACCTCATAAGTCGGGTCTTCCTCCGCACAAATAATCTCTAATTCGGAGAGACGGTCGTTGACTTTCTCATCTTCAAAATCGCCATTGAGATAGAGCGCTTCCTTCTCCTTGATGGCATCATAGAGTCTTTTATTGCCATACATCACGGCATCTTTTAGCGTGAAGTTCTCGTAGGCATATTGGTTTTGACTCAGCGTTCCCACACGGAGACCATTTTGCACCGATATATTGCCACTTGTAGGAGGGATTTCGCCTGAGAGGATTTTCATAAAGGTACTTTTTCCCGCACCATTTGCGCCTATTAACCCGTATCTTTTGCCAACGTCAAATTTTAGATTGATGTTTTCAAATAAAATACGCGAACCATATCTCATCGTTACACTATTGACTTCTACCATATATTGTCTACTTTCAAAATTATATTATGTTGCGATTATAACATAATATTAGAGGGAGGAATTTGATTTTGGAGCGTAAAACGCTCCAAAATCAATGTAGTTCGCTGTTTAAGACGATTTCTCTTTGGCTTCTTGAGGCCATAATCATACCGTTGGTACTATTTTGTCGAAAGTGCACGCCATGGAGTTCTGCCAAATCCAAACCTTTGAAAAATTGAATTTGATCACTCTCTTTGGCCACAAAATCAGGATTGACGGCTTTGATTTTCGCCAATTGTTCTGGCATGATAGCAATCTTCGTACCCTCTAATATCGAAATACCCGCATCAACGATACAGCCATCTCCTAAAGGAATACCCGTCA
This genomic window from Sulfurospirillum sp. 1612 contains:
- a CDS encoding ABC-F family ATP-binding cassette domain-containing protein; translated protein: MVEVNSVTMRYGSRILFENINLKFDVGKRYGLIGANGAGKSTFMKILSGEIPPTSGNISVQNGLRVGTLSQNQYAYENFTLKDAVMYGNKRLYDAIKEKEALYLNGDFEDEKVNDRLSELEIICAEEDPTYEVDVNIEKILSSLGFPIEMHDDLMSSLTGGDKFKILLAQVLFPRPDVLFLDEPTNNLDLPAISWLEDQLKKHEGTMVVISHDRHFLNSICTNILDVDYKKIREFSGNYDDWYIASNLILKQQELEQGKKQKEKEELEAFVRRFSANASKAKQATSRQKRLEKLVIEDVQTSTRRDPSIVFKLKREIGNEVLEVEGINKAYGDNVVLRDIGFKVEKGDKIALIGPNGVGKTTLLSIIVDALSADSGEIKWGATIEPSYFPQNTTDIINGDELLYEWLQTYDEKKDLDEVRKCLGRMLFSGEEQKKSIKSISGGEKHRMMLSKMMLQRGNFLLLDEPDNHLDLEAIIALGEGLYNFGGNVICATHDRELIDAFANRIIELKPDGTFIDFKGDYETYNEHIGA
- the fumC gene encoding class II fumarate hydratase — protein: MRIEKDTMGEIEVPENALWGAQSARSLMNFKIGEEKMPKSIIYAFAILKRSVAIVNNRLGKLDEKKTRAIVLACDEILEGEHDKEFPLSIWQTGSGTQTNMNVNEVIANIATNKMGGDFRKEKRVHPNDDVNKSQSSNDTFPTAMHIAAVMELEDALLPSIELLKTTLTQKSEQYQSLVKIGRTHLQDATPLSVGQEMSGWVEMLKKTQEMIMVSLPPLRELALGGTAVGTGLNAHPKLGEMVAEEISSFTQKEYITAPNKFHALTSHDGLAFSHGALKALAADMMKIANDVRWLSSGPRCGIGEYKIPENEPGSSIMPGKVNPTQAEAVTMVTCQVFGNDTTIAMAASQGNFQLNVFKPVLINAYLQSVRLLSDVLRSFNDHCAVGLEPIPEKIDFNLHNSLMLVTALNPHIGYENAAKIAKNAHKKGISLRESALESGLLSAEEFDTIVKPEDMIGPKE
- a CDS encoding YeeE/YedE thiosulfate transporter family protein; amino-acid sequence: MIAEATPMYPLFTTGSIDGNTNLLYGLILGMFFGFILERVGFGNSKVIAAIFHFKNLRVSQTMISAIVTAATWIVIASYFGWVDYDQMFIPLVYVWPYLVGGAIFGAGMVMAGWCPGTAVVGFASGKIDAAVFMLGMLSGMYFYFIEYDKIADFANSGYIGRYTIDKLVGGNMYTTSYLVTIVMAICLGVFMNVMKSTINKNEGK
- a CDS encoding AEC family transporter, which produces MDYIINTLIPIFMLIATGYFLKRIKFPSTDFWPMADKLTYYVLMPALLVYKLSNAKIDLSHTINLVGTTLLSITVVFLTLIIINVFFKFEKRAFTSIMQGGIRFNSYVFLAFVASVYGDKGLVLAAIVLAFVIPYLNILCISTFALYVRHKDFSLKAFLMTIIKNPLIGACAIGGLINYSNIPLPAVIFKSFGLLSHAALPMGLLSVGVGLELKYLHEAKKELVVATIAKLFYFPSIIYAMGALLGLSGIPLSVAIIFGAMPTAVSGYILARELGGDVTLMASIITFQTLVCMASLFLIVPFI
- a CDS encoding YeeE/YedE thiosulfate transporter family protein; translation: MNKEQRYWHPLVGGFFLGTLLFVSFIVAGQGLGASGAFARVSAQLAYLYDATFAANGYAGAYLKHGNALANWTVVEVVGVFLGGFISAAMAGRIKQSIERGENYSASKRLFWAFFGGFLIGPATRLARGCTSGQALDGAASFSVGAWIFMIAAFGAGFLLAPLFKKQWS
- a CDS encoding translation initiation factor; this encodes MRKNLFEMGSKLDHDKPWNVEKSPSQKIIKETKARNQHALVFKKEKRRGKIVSLVGEFFLPETEIKALCKALKKQLGTGGTSKEGWMEFQGECQVKLKELLKQQGFRTKK
- a CDS encoding sulfurtransferase; this translates as MKKFFSVLVLVAMMVIPSFAVSVPKNHVVSAAWLSKNAKHVVIVDVSSPKEYKMGHIPGAVNIPKEKFFLGRAGNIKALLDTPTQVSQLFSNAGISNNSTVVFVSHVKASKKYSDMTRGFWTAWVYGMRKVAILDGGIEAWVAHGQKLTTTPTMAKKGNFKVKKFYSSNVKSLVDIKSALVNKNAQLVDAREEAHYVGKDTDKRLVRHGHIEGAKKVSAYYFTKKDGKLFKMVSPAEAKAIFKKAGVALNKPIITYCNTGHLATGTWFAAKFLAGVKNVGDFDGSMYEYSRTSLPVAN
- a CDS encoding MarR family winged helix-turn-helix transcriptional regulator encodes the protein MIEDKSLEQYADEISKLTFNMQKMCTAKEALFCATINLSPIQFRCLRYLLKTTFLQVKELADNMELTPSRITNLLNNLESKGYIQRKISNKDRRIIKVTLTKKGREYATEVREKYIKYHEEILSMLKDEEEIKSLFTNLKKFEQILDEFLENQKENLK